One Pleuronectes platessa chromosome 9, fPlePla1.1, whole genome shotgun sequence genomic region harbors:
- the si:ch211-284e20.8 gene encoding fetuin-B, protein MSVFLLILCVALLQQEGRARPEPPGCSSPEAVRVAEEAMEQINQGATHGYVLSINRLYHVSHSMDRDYGSLYRVTMDVLETKCHITSRKPWKECEVRDVAEVPVYGECEVSASLDTQVKIWSYSCVLREVSALSVVRMCPDCPTANNMSDPIVAETAKLSLQRFNKESGLDNVFALGNITKASFQWVVGPSYFVEFTIVETVCSKKTEASELSSCLPMDCQFAHRGFCSGSHMSIEDEEEFDFKPLVGKGINSRNPVEVKCEIYEPQAAAVEEQLHARADSKHTGQHHHNHTHLHPHEHEHEHAVTPSPDATVPKPQGSLGTVVNKPAAPRSAPAASSCPGPRRHNLDI, encoded by the exons ATGAGTGTGTTCCTGCTGATCCTATGTGTGGccctgctgcagcaggagggaCGAGCCCGGCCAGAGcctccaggctgcagcagcCCCGAGGCCGTGCGAGTGGCAGAAGAAGCCATGGAGCAGATCAACCAGGGCGCCACGCACGGATACGTCCTGTCAATCAACCGACTGTACCACGTCTCTCACAGCATGGACAGG GACTATGGGTCACTCTACAGGGTGACCATGGATGTCTTGGAGACCAAATGCCACATCACCAGCAGGAAGCCATGGAAAGAGTGTGAAGTCAGAGATGTTGCTGAAGTACCA gtTTACGGAGAGTGTGAGGTCTCAGCCTCCTTAGACACTCAAGTCAAAATTTGGAGCTACTCCTGTGTTCTTCGTGAAG TGTCCGCTCTTTCGGTGGTGAGGATGTGTCCAGACTGTCCCACGGCTAACAACATGAGCGATCCCATCGTGGCGGAAACGGCCAAACTCTCTCTGCAGAGGTTCAACAAGGAGAGTGGCCTGGACAACGTCTTCGCTCTGGGGAACATCACAAAAGCCAGTTTCCAG tgGGTGGTTGGTCCGTCGTACTTCGTGGAGTTCACCATCGTGGAGACGGTGTGTTCAAAGAAGACGGAGGCCAGTGAGCTGAGCAGCTGTTTGCCCATGGACTGCCAGTTTgct cACCGAGGTTTCTGTTCCGGTTCACACATGAGCatcgaggacgaggaggagttTGACTTCAAGCCCCTCGTTGGAAAAGGAATCAACTCGAGGAACCCTGTGGAAGTGAAGTGTGAGATCTACGAACCTCAG gccGCTGCTGTGGAGGAGCAGCTCCATGCCCGAGCTGACAGTAAACACACCGGGCAACATcaccacaaccacacacacctgcatcCCCACGAGCACGAGCACGAGCACGCCGTCACACCCAGCCCTGACGCCACTGTCCCCAAACCACAGGGCTCCCTGGGGACTGTGGTGAATAAACCTGCTGCTCCCAGATCTGCCCCGGCTGCCAGTTCCTGCCCCGGCCCCCGACGCCACAATCTGGACATATAG
- the fetub gene encoding fetuin B → MKHCVLLLLALGLAHVLGAPVEQVGPVEGSCEDAFVKSSATEALKKINQDRKEGYVFALHHLSNAHLEKHGENGVVFYLTMDVVETNCSVLGTHHWQTCAPRSVDDTPVYGQCKAAIFISRVNRVLRLYKYDCTLRPVPAARVAEICPDCPSLMDKEDAQVQKVVSAALKKFNDESDMTKQFALLQVTRATLSMGMATFYNVEFTIQETTCRRDVPLADKCPLMDCEFAHKGFCKGGQVTPPTGDTETTVECDIYEPEAADREKKLHLLGGETDHSHGDKHAHDAAHDHAHGSDHEHSHDHEHDHTKTHTQQHQDHNHTHAHDAEHHHTHDHDAGSAHRHAHDHSHDHGHGHDHVHTHHAKAHNHTDDSPHQHHGYEHAGAEHTHEHDHELALDHDHKHAHLHVHEHHHHHHEHEHEKAHHDHPEGKVKILPAVDQPMILPFFPEAPEAGVTLPAKPDPQIPGAMEPTIHAFPTSFSALCPALTGELSLVDKLFKEDPRFKRPS, encoded by the exons ATGAAGcactgtgtgctgctgctgctggcgttGGGCCTGGCCCACGTCCTGGGCGCTCCGGTGGAGCAGGTCGGCCCGGTGGAGGGGTCGTGTGAAGACGCCTTCGTGAAGAGCTCCGCTACAGAGGCTCTGAAAAAGATCAACCAGGACCGGAAGGAGGGCTACGTGTTCGCCCTGCACCACCTGTCCAACGCACACCTGGAGAAACAT ggAGAAAATGGCGTCGTCTTCTACCTGACTATGGACGTGGTGGAGACCAACTGCAGCGTTCTGGGCACACACCACTGGCAGACCTGTGCACCTCGCTCCGTGGACGACACACCG gtgtaTGGACAGTGTAAAGCTGCCATCTTCATCAGCAGGGTGAACAGAGTGCTGCGTCTCTACAAGTACGACTGTACTCTCAGACCAG TCCCTGCAGCCAGGGTTGCTGAAATCTGTCCCGACTGCCCGAGTCTGATGGACAAGGAGGACGCTCAGGTCCAGAAGGTTGTGTCCGCCgctctgaagaagttcaacgATGAGAGCGACATGACCAAGCAATTCGCTCTGCTCCAGGTCACCCGCGCTACTCTTTCG ATGGGCATGGCCACATTCTACAATGTGGAGTTCACCATCCAGGAGACGACCTGCAGGAGGGACGTGCCCCTGGCTGATAAGTGTCCCCTCATGGACTGCGAGTTCGCT CACAAGGGCTTCTGTAAGGGAGGACAGGTCACCCCCCCCACTGGGGACACTGAGACCACTGTGGAGTGTGACATCTACGAGCCGGAG GCTGCcgacagagagaagaagctcCACCTCCTCGGCGGAGAGACTGACCACAGCCACGGCGACAAACATGCACATGACGCCGCCCATGACCACGCCCACGGCTCCGACCACGAACACTCACACGACCACGAGCATGACCACACCAAGACCCACACTCAGCAACACCAAGACCACAACCACACCCACGCCCATGACGCCGAGCACCACCACACCCACGACCACGACGCAGGCAGCGCCCACAGGCACGCCCACGACCACTCCCACGACCACGGCCACGGCCACGATCACGTGCACACCCATCACGCCAAAGCGCACAACCACACCGATGACTCACCACACCAACACCACGGCTACGAGCACGCCGGCGCCGAGCACACCCACGAACACGACCACGAGCTCGCTCTGGACCACGATCACAAGCACGCTCACCTGCACGTGCACgagcaccaccaccatcaccacgaGCACGAGCACGAGAAGGCACACCACGACCACCCAGAGGGCAAGGTGAAGATATTGCCCGCCGTCGACCAGCCCATGATTCTGCCTTtcttcccagaagcccctgagGCCGGGGTCACTCTGCCCGCCAAGCCCGACCCCCAGATCCCCGGAGCGATGGAGCCCACCATCCACGCGTTCCCCACCTCCTTCTCCGCCCTGTGCCCCGCCCTGACGGGGGAGCTCTCCCTGGTCGACAAGCTCTTCAAGGAGGACCCCCGGTTCAAGCGACCCTCATAA